A region of Pseudomonas marginalis DNA encodes the following proteins:
- a CDS encoding alpha/beta hydrolase family protein, with protein MSYRNRSALPALCLSLLFTSAFSVQAEDAPAPAAEKPVERQPLPERSQEEASALERKIPQQEQQQLQAGSDSFLALWKPANSAEPEGVVIIVPGAGENADWPQAIGPLRRKLPDANWGSLSLSLPDVSMDTLPPRVMEAPNATVDTSSKDASTADKPIEQAASAEAEGTDPAVVPGADEQDKTDASRIFARIDAAVAFAQTQSARTVVLVGHGTGAWWAARYLTEKQPSQVQKLVMVAAQTPAGRHPDVQQLAPALKLPTADVFYQDNAQARNNALARAQAAKRLKNDGYKQVSLKTLPGNSAAEQEQLYRRVRGWLSTQASAD; from the coding sequence ATGTCCTATCGAAACCGTTCGGCACTGCCAGCATTGTGCCTGTCACTGCTGTTTACCAGTGCCTTTTCTGTGCAGGCTGAAGACGCACCGGCACCGGCTGCCGAAAAACCCGTCGAACGCCAACCCCTGCCCGAGCGTAGCCAGGAAGAGGCCAGCGCCCTGGAACGCAAAATCCCGCAGCAGGAACAGCAACAGTTGCAGGCCGGCAGTGATTCATTCCTTGCCCTGTGGAAACCGGCCAACAGCGCCGAACCCGAAGGCGTGGTGATTATCGTACCGGGCGCCGGCGAAAATGCTGACTGGCCGCAAGCAATCGGCCCGTTGCGACGTAAATTGCCGGATGCCAATTGGGGCAGCCTCAGCCTGTCGTTACCGGACGTGAGCATGGACACCCTGCCACCGCGCGTCATGGAAGCCCCCAACGCCACCGTCGACACCAGCAGTAAAGACGCGAGCACCGCCGACAAGCCGATCGAGCAAGCCGCCAGCGCCGAGGCGGAAGGCACCGACCCGGCGGTGGTCCCGGGTGCAGACGAACAGGACAAGACCGACGCCTCGCGCATCTTTGCGCGCATCGATGCCGCCGTGGCTTTTGCCCAGACCCAGAGCGCACGCACGGTGGTGCTGGTGGGCCATGGCACTGGCGCCTGGTGGGCGGCGCGTTACCTGACTGAAAAACAACCCTCCCAGGTGCAGAAGCTCGTGATGGTTGCCGCCCAGACGCCTGCCGGGCGTCATCCCGACGTGCAGCAACTGGCGCCGGCGCTGAAGCTGCCGACGGCCGACGTCTTCTATCAAGACAACGCTCAAGCACGCAATAACGCCCTGGCACGCGCCCAGGCTGCGAAGCGCTTGAAAAATGACGGCTATAAGCAGGTGTCATTGAAGACCCTGCCCGGCAACAGCGCCGCCGAGCAGGAACAGTTGTATCGCCGGGTTCGCGGCTGGTTGAGCACGCAGGCCAGCGCCGACTGA
- a CDS encoding TerB family tellurite resistance protein → MLWPGTLIGAGAGFAIASIPGALLGALLGQALDRRLQLHSWAQLRERLGGRPALRNDELLFVLLGRLAKSNGRVVDGHIQQARQEMRSLDMTESAQRRAIAAFNRGKSGSDRVRRYLRVLKAQPHAAEGVLRACWRMVWADGKADAAERDLIDLWGKWLGWTPQQLQALAADYTPERKPLVNRGTTYQEALRLLGVTATTEPSVIKRAYRRLLSRHHPDKVAGSGASPAQVREATERTRELHNAYSLIRERRDFR, encoded by the coding sequence ATGTTGTGGCCAGGGACGCTGATCGGCGCCGGGGCTGGCTTTGCCATTGCCAGTATTCCGGGGGCCTTGTTGGGTGCGCTGTTGGGGCAGGCGCTGGATCGCCGCCTGCAACTGCACAGTTGGGCACAGTTGCGCGAGCGCTTGGGCGGGCGTCCGGCGTTACGCAATGACGAGTTATTGTTTGTGTTGCTCGGGCGCCTGGCCAAAAGCAACGGGCGTGTGGTGGACGGGCATATCCAGCAGGCGCGGCAGGAAATGCGCTCACTGGACATGACCGAATCGGCCCAGCGCCGCGCGATTGCGGCGTTCAACCGCGGCAAATCCGGTTCCGACCGGGTACGCCGCTACCTGCGTGTGCTCAAGGCCCAGCCCCATGCGGCGGAAGGGGTGTTGCGGGCGTGCTGGCGGATGGTCTGGGCGGACGGCAAGGCGGATGCCGCCGAGCGCGACTTGATCGACCTGTGGGGGAAGTGGTTGGGCTGGACACCGCAACAGCTCCAGGCGCTGGCGGCCGACTACACACCTGAGCGCAAGCCGCTGGTCAATCGTGGCACGACCTACCAGGAAGCGTTGCGCTTGCTCGGCGTGACAGCTACCACCGAGCCGTCGGTCATCAAGCGTGCCTATCGCCGCCTGCTGAGCCGTCACCACCCGGACAAGGTGGCCGGCAGTGGCGCCAGCCCTGCGCAAGTGCGTGAGGCGACCGAGCGCACCCGTGAATTGCACAATGCCTATTCGTTGATTCGCGAGCGCCGGGATTTTCGTTAG
- the murU gene encoding N-acetylmuramate alpha-1-phosphate uridylyltransferase MurU — MKAMILAAGKGERMRPLTLHTPKPLVQAGGKRLIEYHLEALAKAGFTDVVINHAWLGQQIERYLGDGAQFGLRIRYSPEGEPLETGGGIFQALPLLGDEPFLVVNGDIWTDYDFTRLKQPLKGLAHLVMVDNPAHHPSGGDFYLDQGLLHDAAPGADNLTFSGISVLDPRLFEGCNAGAFKLAPLLRAAMAKGLVTGEHMAGRWIDVGTLERLAHVETLLTAGQ; from the coding sequence ATGAAGGCCATGATCCTGGCCGCCGGCAAAGGCGAGCGGATGCGTCCGCTCACCTTGCACACCCCCAAGCCGCTGGTACAGGCCGGCGGCAAGCGCCTGATCGAGTACCATCTGGAGGCGCTGGCCAAGGCCGGCTTTACCGATGTGGTGATCAACCATGCCTGGCTCGGCCAGCAGATCGAGCGCTACCTGGGGGATGGCGCGCAGTTCGGCTTGCGTATCCGCTACTCCCCGGAGGGCGAACCGCTGGAAACCGGCGGCGGGATTTTCCAGGCGCTGCCGTTGCTGGGGGATGAGCCATTCCTGGTGGTCAACGGCGATATCTGGACCGACTACGACTTCACCCGACTCAAGCAGCCGCTTAAGGGCCTGGCTCATCTGGTGATGGTCGACAACCCGGCACATCACCCCTCGGGCGGTGATTTCTACCTTGATCAGGGCTTGCTTCATGATGCGGCGCCCGGTGCCGATAACCTGACCTTCAGTGGCATTTCAGTGCTCGACCCCCGGCTGTTCGAGGGTTGCAACGCCGGTGCCTTCAAGCTGGCGCCGCTGCTGCGTGCGGCCATGGCGAAAGGTTTGGTAACGGGGGAACACATGGCGGGACGCTGGATTGATGTCGGCACGCTGGAGCGCCTGGCGCACGTCGAAACCCTGCTGACAGCGGGGCAGTAG
- a CDS encoding aminoglycoside phosphotransferase family protein, with translation MPEQDLRLQQLEVWLDEQLPILFNAQGWGAVPPATLTAASSDASFRRYFRWEGGGRTFVVMDAPPPQENCKPFVDIAYLLSTSGINVPKIYAQDLPRGFLLLNDLGRKTYLDVINDENADQLFADAIDALLAYQQLPMDAPLPSYDVALLRRELELFPEWYVRRHLGLELDTRQHALWQRVSDHLIDSALAQPKVLVHRDYMPRNLMISEPNPGVLDFQDAVYGPVTYDITCLFKDAFLSWPQARVREWQRDYWERAGQAGIPVQPDFEDFLRASDLMGVQRHLKVIGIFARICHRDGKPRYLADVPRFFAYIEAVLDDRPELSELAELLTSLRQPAEAGV, from the coding sequence ATGCCCGAGCAAGATCTACGTTTACAGCAGCTGGAAGTCTGGCTGGATGAGCAGTTGCCGATCCTTTTCAACGCTCAAGGCTGGGGTGCCGTACCCCCGGCCACATTGACCGCGGCCAGCAGCGACGCGAGTTTCAGGCGCTATTTCCGTTGGGAAGGCGGCGGTCGGACTTTCGTGGTAATGGACGCGCCGCCGCCTCAGGAAAACTGCAAGCCTTTCGTCGATATCGCTTATTTGTTGTCGACGTCGGGAATAAATGTTCCAAAAATTTATGCACAAGACTTGCCGCGAGGCTTTCTTTTGCTCAATGACCTGGGCAGAAAAACCTACCTGGACGTGATAAACGACGAAAACGCCGATCAATTGTTTGCCGATGCCATTGACGCCTTGCTGGCTTATCAGCAGTTGCCGATGGACGCACCACTGCCCAGCTATGACGTCGCCTTGCTGCGCCGTGAACTCGAATTGTTTCCCGAATGGTACGTGCGCCGACACTTGGGTCTCGAGCTGGATACCCGGCAGCATGCACTTTGGCAGCGTGTCAGCGATCACTTGATCGACAGCGCCCTGGCGCAACCCAAAGTGCTGGTGCACCGCGACTATATGCCACGCAACCTGATGATCAGCGAGCCTAACCCTGGCGTGCTGGATTTCCAGGACGCGGTGTATGGTCCGGTCACCTACGACATCACCTGCCTGTTCAAGGACGCCTTTCTCAGTTGGCCCCAGGCCCGTGTGCGGGAATGGCAGCGCGACTACTGGGAGCGTGCGGGCCAGGCCGGCATTCCGGTACAACCGGATTTCGAAGACTTCCTGCGCGCCAGCGACCTGATGGGCGTGCAGCGCCACCTCAAGGTTATCGGCATCTTTGCGCGCATCTGCCATCGCGACGGCAAGCCACGCTACCTGGCCGACGTACCGCGCTTCTTTGCTTATATAGAGGCGGTGCTGGACGATCGCCCGGAGTTGAGCGAACTGGCTGAGTTACTGACCAGCCTGCGCCAGCCCGCAGAGGCCGGCGTATGA
- the ltrA gene encoding group II intron reverse transcriptase/maturase, with the protein MLVPSQLAGSAPSGAPQHWHDIDWCRVQRNVRAMQIRIAKACREGNWRRVKALQRMLTRSRSARYLAIRRVTENQGKRTAGVDRVLWDTPDAKWKAANGLKRHGYKPRPLRRVFIPKPNGKERPLGIPTMTDRAMQALYLLALAPIAETTGDPNSYGFRIERSTADAMGQLFVCLSKKASAQWVLEADIKGCFDHINHDWLIENVPTDKEILRKWLKAGVIHKGQLQATNAGTPQGGIISPTLANLVLDGLESQLKQHLGVTKAKKLKINVVRYADDFVITGSSKEMLENEIKPWVERFLAVRGLQLSLEKTHVVHIDEGFDFLGWNFRKYGGKLLIKPAKKNVKAFYRKVKEVISTNKAVKQEELIRLLNPILRGWALYHQPVVAKKAYSRMDHQIFQALWRWAKRRHPNKSLDWVREKYFQTYESRSWVFATTVITESGGKEAIRLYALEATPIERHRKISGDFNPFDPSMEEMGEALRMSRMLGKLKYRKQILHLFQSQKGLCVLCKSPISRETGWHDHHIIYRSQGGGDSLDNRVLLHPICHQQLHARGLTVYKPAPPRGAS; encoded by the coding sequence ATGTTAGTACCTAGCCAACTGGCCGGGTCTGCGCCTTCCGGCGCTCCGCAGCATTGGCATGATATCGATTGGTGTCGTGTGCAGCGGAACGTACGGGCGATGCAGATACGGATTGCGAAGGCTTGTCGGGAAGGCAACTGGCGCCGGGTGAAAGCCCTGCAACGGATGTTGACCCGTTCTCGTTCGGCCAGATACTTGGCCATACGGCGAGTCACTGAAAACCAGGGCAAGCGCACGGCGGGAGTCGACCGCGTGCTTTGGGATACACCTGATGCCAAATGGAAAGCGGCAAATGGGTTGAAGCGCCACGGGTATAAACCACGGCCGCTACGGCGTGTGTTTATCCCGAAGCCGAACGGAAAGGAACGCCCTCTGGGCATTCCAACCATGACGGACAGAGCCATGCAGGCGCTATACCTGCTAGCCCTGGCGCCTATCGCTGAAACCACCGGCGATCCAAACAGCTACGGCTTTCGGATCGAGCGCTCCACGGCTGATGCGATGGGACAGCTGTTCGTTTGTCTATCCAAGAAGGCCTCGGCCCAATGGGTCTTGGAAGCGGACATTAAAGGCTGCTTTGACCACATCAACCATGACTGGCTGATCGAAAATGTCCCAACGGACAAAGAAATCCTCCGAAAATGGTTGAAAGCTGGAGTGATTCACAAAGGCCAGCTACAGGCAACGAATGCCGGTACACCACAGGGCGGGATTATCTCGCCCACCTTGGCGAATTTGGTGCTGGATGGACTGGAATCACAGCTCAAGCAACACCTGGGCGTGACGAAGGCGAAGAAGCTGAAAATTAACGTGGTGCGATATGCGGATGATTTTGTGATTACCGGTAGCTCGAAAGAGATGCTCGAAAATGAGATCAAACCTTGGGTTGAGCGGTTTCTCGCGGTGCGAGGATTGCAGCTGTCGCTTGAGAAAACCCACGTCGTCCACATAGATGAAGGTTTCGACTTCCTTGGTTGGAATTTCCGCAAATACGGAGGGAAACTCCTGATCAAACCTGCCAAAAAGAACGTGAAAGCGTTCTATAGGAAGGTAAAAGAAGTCATCAGTACTAACAAAGCGGTGAAACAGGAGGAGTTGATCCGCCTGCTTAATCCGATACTGCGAGGCTGGGCGCTGTATCACCAGCCTGTGGTCGCCAAGAAAGCGTACAGCCGCATGGACCACCAAATATTCCAAGCGCTTTGGCGTTGGGCGAAAAGGCGGCATCCAAACAAAAGTCTCGACTGGGTAAGGGAGAAGTATTTCCAAACCTATGAAAGTCGAAGCTGGGTGTTCGCCACCACGGTCATAACGGAGTCAGGAGGCAAAGAGGCAATTCGGTTATACGCCCTAGAGGCCACGCCGATTGAGAGGCACAGGAAGATCAGCGGGGATTTTAATCCGTTTGATCCCTCTATGGAGGAAATGGGAGAGGCATTGCGGATGTCCCGGATGCTCGGGAAATTGAAGTACCGCAAACAAATTCTTCATCTATTTCAATCCCAAAAAGGACTGTGCGTACTATGCAAAAGCCCAATATCTAGGGAGACTGGGTGGCACGACCACCACATCATTTATCGCTCACAAGGCGGTGGTGACTCGCTGGACAACCGGGTACTATTGCATCCCATTTGCCACCAGCAGCTTCACGCTCGTGGACTAACAGTGTACAAACCGGCTCCCCCAAGGGGGGCTTCGTAA
- a CDS encoding LPS-assembly protein LptD → MALKSPAFRRKFPLLVTGSLLVMQPFATSFVVAAEQYDCSVSASGAWDCAPKTAAAPLPPRPVHDGAAVSSANSTAQADAGGSAEAEPKTALVTESKGRGLRSRSADYSHLDWVPREKLTAAQLAETGPYCGGAYIEPTRPGMNDKTNKSDAPTFIGAKASRYEQEQQVATLAGDVVMRQGSMQLESEEASLYQAENRGELNGNVRLRDNGALIVGDHAQVQLDTGAAQIDNAEYVLHKSRIRGNALYAKRAENAIIRLKDGTYTTCEPDSNAWQLRGNNITLNPATGFGTATNATLRIKNIPILYTPYIYFPIDDRRQSGFLPPSFSTGGETGFTLVTPYYFNLAPNYDATLYPQYMTKRGMMMEGEFRYLTKSSEGQFGGAYLNDDNDERKKQTDYEKTRYMLNWQHKGGLDSRVLTQVDYTTISDPYYFQDLKSYQEGVESRDYVNQQGSVAYRGDTFQARLNLQAYQLATISQVTPYNRLPQITFNGTLPYHPGGLNFSYETEAVRFDRDLENGNFSNENGDIERRLDTYVRGLTRANGTRLNVAPAVEYPMNWTYGFVTPKLKYVYTKYDLDLDNIGKNQILVDQAAAVAAGTQYAGGTFKSSQDRAVPVASVDSGLYFDRNTNWFGKDYRQTLEPRAFYLYVPNKDQADIPVFDTSEYSFSYASLFRDNRFSGSDRIGDENKLSLGLTSRWIEENGFERQRVSVGQALYFKDREVQLPGILAADRADAQSDVSPVALDYEFRFNRDWRATADYNWDTEEHSPRSGSAMLHYQPEDNPNKIINVGYRYRNDQVVYNQLTGKWQFGGDYGQPGDPNYVKDYYKIQQHDFSMMWPIIPQWNLITRWQYDYARNRTLEAFGGFEYDNCCWKLRVINRYWVSNDEYSQIAPLNEKGDHGLFLQIVLKGLGGLTGAKVESFLDKGIEGYREREDQAF, encoded by the coding sequence ATGGCATTGAAATCCCCCGCGTTTCGTAGAAAATTTCCGTTGCTGGTAACCGGCAGTCTGCTGGTGATGCAACCCTTCGCCACCTCATTCGTGGTCGCCGCGGAACAGTATGACTGCTCAGTCTCTGCTTCGGGTGCCTGGGACTGCGCGCCGAAGACCGCCGCAGCCCCATTGCCACCGCGCCCGGTGCATGACGGCGCAGCCGTCAGCTCGGCCAACAGCACGGCGCAGGCCGACGCTGGCGGCAGTGCCGAAGCCGAGCCGAAGACCGCACTGGTCACCGAGTCCAAGGGCCGTGGCCTGCGTTCGCGCAGCGCCGACTACAGCCACTTGGACTGGGTGCCTCGCGAAAAGTTGACCGCAGCCCAGCTGGCGGAAACCGGTCCTTACTGCGGCGGCGCGTACATCGAGCCAACTCGTCCTGGCATGAACGACAAGACGAACAAGAGCGATGCGCCCACCTTCATCGGTGCCAAGGCCTCTCGTTACGAGCAGGAACAACAAGTCGCAACCCTGGCCGGTGACGTCGTCATGCGCCAGGGCAGCATGCAGTTGGAGTCGGAAGAAGCCAGCCTGTACCAGGCCGAGAACCGTGGCGAGCTGAACGGTAACGTGCGACTGCGCGACAACGGTGCATTGATCGTCGGCGACCACGCCCAGGTTCAACTGGATACCGGCGCGGCGCAGATCGACAACGCCGAATACGTGCTGCACAAGTCGCGTATCCGCGGTAACGCGCTGTATGCCAAACGCGCCGAAAACGCGATCATCCGCCTCAAGGACGGTACGTACACCACCTGCGAGCCGGACAGCAATGCCTGGCAGCTCAGGGGCAACAACATCACGTTGAACCCGGCCACCGGTTTCGGTACGGCCACCAACGCGACGCTGCGGATCAAGAACATTCCGATCCTGTACACCCCTTACATCTACTTCCCGATCGACGACCGTCGTCAGTCCGGCTTCCTGCCTCCGAGCTTCAGCACCGGCGGCGAAACCGGCTTTACCCTGGTCACGCCGTACTACTTCAACCTGGCGCCAAACTACGACGCCACGTTGTACCCGCAATACATGACCAAGCGCGGCATGATGATGGAAGGCGAATTCCGCTACCTCACCAAGTCCAGCGAAGGCCAGTTCGGCGGCGCGTACCTGAACGACGACAACGACGAACGCAAGAAGCAGACCGACTACGAAAAAACCCGCTACATGCTCAATTGGCAGCACAAGGGCGGGCTGGATTCGCGTGTACTGACCCAGGTCGACTACACCACGATCAGTGACCCTTACTACTTCCAGGACCTCAAGTCCTACCAGGAAGGTGTCGAGAGCCGCGACTACGTCAACCAGCAGGGCTCCGTGGCTTATCGCGGTGACACCTTCCAGGCACGCCTGAACCTGCAGGCTTACCAGTTGGCAACGATCTCCCAGGTCACGCCGTATAACCGCCTGCCGCAGATCACCTTCAACGGTACCCTGCCTTATCATCCGGGTGGCTTGAACTTCAGTTATGAGACCGAAGCCGTACGCTTTGATCGCGACCTGGAAAACGGCAATTTCAGCAATGAGAACGGGGACATCGAGCGCCGCCTCGACACTTATGTCCGCGGTCTTACCCGTGCCAATGGCACGCGCCTGAACGTAGCGCCGGCTGTCGAGTACCCGATGAACTGGACCTACGGCTTTGTAACGCCGAAGCTCAAGTACGTGTACACCAAGTACGACCTGGACCTGGATAACATCGGCAAGAACCAGATCCTTGTTGATCAGGCTGCAGCAGTGGCAGCCGGTACCCAGTACGCGGGCGGCACCTTCAAGAGCTCCCAGGACCGTGCGGTTCCGGTGGCCAGCGTCGACAGCGGCCTGTATTTCGATCGCAACACCAACTGGTTCGGCAAGGATTATCGCCAGACCCTCGAGCCGCGCGCGTTCTACCTGTACGTGCCGAACAAGGACCAGGCCGATATCCCGGTCTTCGACACCAGCGAATACTCGTTCAGCTACGCGTCACTGTTCCGCGACAACCGCTTCAGCGGCTCCGACCGTATCGGCGACGAGAACAAGCTGTCCCTGGGCTTGACCAGCCGGTGGATCGAAGAAAACGGTTTCGAGCGTCAACGCGTATCCGTGGGACAGGCTTTGTACTTCAAGGATCGTGAAGTACAACTGCCTGGTATCCTGGCGGCCGACCGTGCCGATGCACAGTCCGACGTATCGCCCGTTGCCCTGGACTACGAGTTCCGCTTCAACCGCGACTGGCGCGCCACTGCCGACTACAACTGGGACACCGAGGAGCACAGCCCTCGTTCCGGTAGCGCGATGCTTCACTACCAGCCGGAAGACAACCCGAACAAGATCATCAACGTCGGTTATCGCTATCGTAACGACCAGGTCGTCTACAACCAGTTGACCGGCAAATGGCAGTTCGGTGGCGACTACGGTCAACCAGGCGATCCGAACTACGTGAAGGATTACTACAAAATCCAACAACACGACTTCTCGATGATGTGGCCGATCATTCCCCAGTGGAACCTGATCACCCGCTGGCAGTATGACTACGCTCGCAACCGTACCCTGGAAGCCTTCGGTGGTTTCGAGTACGACAACTGCTGCTGGAAACTGCGCGTCATCAACCGTTACTGGGTTTCCAACGACGAATACAGCCAGATCGCCCCGCTTAACGAAAAGGGTGACCACGGGCTCTTCCTGCAGATCGTCCTCAAAGGACTCGGCGGCCTGACCGGCGCCAAGGTAGAGAGCTTCCTCGACAAAGGCATTGAAGGTTATCGTGAACGTGAAGACCAAGCTTTCTGA
- a CDS encoding peptidylprolyl isomerase yields MNVKTKLSDCLRPLVLGALFLGTVSAHAAVQQLDKVVAIVDNDVIMQSQLDQRVKEVQQTIAKRGGGVPPTSVLDQQVLERLIVENLQLQIGERSGIRISDEELNQAVGTIAQRNNMSIDQFRAALAHDGLSYEDARDQIRREMIISRVRQRRVAERVQVSEQEVKNFLASDLGKMQLSEELHLANILIPTPDSANSEQLNAAAAKTQAIYDRLKAGADFAQMAIAQSGSDNALEGGDMGWRKAAQLPPPFDRELSAMEVGGITQPARTPGGFIILKLLERRGGETSLKDEVHVRHILVKPSEIRTEAQTKELAQKIYDRIESGEDFATLAKSFSEDPGSALNGGDLNWIDPKALVPEFQQVMADTPQGVLSKPFKTQYGWHVLEVLGRRATDNTSQAREQQALNVLRNRKYDEELQTWLRQIRDEAYVENKLPGAEQTGTDQAAP; encoded by the coding sequence GTGAACGTGAAGACCAAGCTTTCTGATTGTCTGCGCCCGCTAGTGCTGGGCGCGCTGTTCCTGGGCACCGTATCGGCTCACGCTGCGGTTCAGCAACTGGATAAAGTAGTGGCCATCGTCGATAACGACGTGATCATGCAAAGCCAACTGGACCAGCGCGTCAAGGAAGTGCAGCAAACCATCGCCAAGCGTGGCGGTGGCGTGCCACCGACCAGCGTGCTGGACCAGCAGGTACTGGAACGCCTGATCGTCGAAAACCTGCAACTGCAGATCGGCGAGCGTTCCGGCATCCGCATTTCGGACGAAGAACTGAACCAGGCGGTCGGCACCATCGCTCAGCGCAACAACATGAGCATTGATCAATTCCGCGCGGCCCTGGCCCACGATGGTCTTTCGTATGAAGACGCCCGTGACCAGATCCGCCGCGAAATGATCATCAGCCGTGTGCGCCAGCGTCGCGTTGCCGAGCGGGTCCAGGTATCCGAGCAGGAAGTGAAGAACTTCCTGGCCTCGGACCTGGGCAAGATGCAGCTTTCCGAAGAACTGCACCTGGCCAATATCCTGATTCCGACGCCGGACAGTGCCAACTCCGAGCAACTGAATGCGGCGGCGGCGAAAACCCAGGCTATCTATGATCGCCTGAAAGCCGGCGCTGACTTTGCCCAGATGGCCATTGCCCAGTCCGGCAGCGACAACGCCCTTGAAGGTGGTGATATGGGCTGGCGTAAAGCTGCTCAACTGCCACCTCCGTTCGACCGTGAACTGAGTGCCATGGAAGTGGGTGGCATCACCCAGCCAGCCCGCACCCCAGGCGGCTTCATCATCCTGAAGTTGCTGGAACGTCGCGGTGGCGAGACCTCGCTGAAAGACGAAGTGCATGTTCGTCATATCCTGGTCAAACCAAGCGAAATCCGCACCGAGGCCCAAACCAAGGAACTGGCCCAGAAGATCTATGACCGCATCGAAAGCGGTGAAGACTTCGCCACCCTGGCCAAGAGCTTCTCGGAAGACCCGGGTTCCGCCCTCAACGGCGGCGACCTGAACTGGATCGACCCGAAAGCCCTGGTGCCTGAGTTCCAGCAGGTAATGGCCGATACTCCGCAAGGCGTACTGTCCAAGCCGTTCAAGACCCAATATGGCTGGCATGTACTGGAAGTCCTTGGTCGTCGTGCCACCGACAACACCAGCCAGGCCCGCGAGCAGCAGGCGCTGAACGTACTGCGTAACCGCAAATACGACGAAGAGCTGCAAACCTGGCTGCGTCAGATCCGTGACGAAGCCTACGTGGAAAACAAGCTGCCAGGCGCCGAGCAAACAGGCACCGACCAGGCAGCTCCGTGA
- the pdxA gene encoding 4-hydroxythreonine-4-phosphate dehydrogenase PdxA, with the protein MKPQRFAVTPGEPAGIGPDLCLLLASHPQPHPLIAITSRDLLLERAAQLGVVVSLLDVAPGNWPDLPAPAGSLYVWDTPLQAKVVAGQLDKANAAFVLETLTRAGQGCIDGDFAGMITAPVHKGVINESGIAFSGHTEFLAELTNTAQVVMMLATRGLRVALVTTHLPLRDIADAITAERVERVTRILHADLQQKFGIAQPRILVCGLNPHAGEGGHLGHEEIDIIEPTLERLRLEGMDLRGPLPADTLFTPKYLEHCDAVLAMYHDQGLPVLKYKGFGAAVNVTLGLPIIRTSVDHGTALDLAGSGKIDTGSLHVALETAYQMAETRI; encoded by the coding sequence GTGAAACCCCAGCGTTTCGCCGTGACACCCGGCGAGCCGGCCGGCATTGGTCCAGACCTGTGCCTGCTGCTCGCCTCGCACCCCCAGCCGCACCCCCTGATTGCCATTACCAGCCGCGACCTGCTCCTTGAGCGGGCCGCGCAGCTGGGTGTGGTCGTCAGTCTGCTGGACGTGGCACCGGGCAACTGGCCCGACCTGCCGGCGCCCGCCGGCAGCTTGTATGTGTGGGACACCCCGCTGCAAGCCAAGGTCGTTGCCGGTCAACTCGACAAGGCCAATGCGGCGTTCGTCCTGGAAACCCTGACCCGCGCGGGGCAAGGCTGCATCGACGGCGACTTCGCCGGCATGATCACCGCGCCGGTCCACAAGGGCGTGATCAACGAATCGGGCATTGCGTTTTCCGGCCACACCGAGTTCCTGGCCGAGCTGACCAACACCGCTCAAGTCGTCATGATGCTGGCCACACGCGGCCTGCGGGTCGCCCTGGTGACCACGCACCTGCCATTGCGCGACATTGCCGACGCCATCACCGCCGAGCGTGTGGAGCGCGTTACGCGCATCCTGCATGCCGACCTGCAACAAAAATTCGGCATCGCCCAACCGCGCATCCTGGTCTGCGGGCTCAACCCCCACGCCGGCGAAGGCGGACACTTGGGCCATGAAGAAATCGACATCATTGAACCAACCCTGGAGCGTCTGCGCCTGGAAGGCATGGACCTGCGTGGCCCACTGCCAGCAGACACTCTGTTTACCCCCAAATATCTGGAGCACTGCGACGCAGTGCTGGCGATGTACCATGACCAGGGGCTGCCCGTGCTGAAGTACAAAGGCTTCGGCGCCGCAGTCAACGTGACACTGGGCCTGCCGATCATCCGCACCTCCGTCGACCATGGCACCGCCCTGGACCTGGCAGGCAGCGGCAAGATCGATACCGGCAGCCTGCACGTGGCCCTGGAAACCGCCTATCAGATGGCCGAGACCCGTATATGA